The following proteins are encoded in a genomic region of Vigna radiata var. radiata cultivar VC1973A unplaced genomic scaffold, Vradiata_ver6 scaffold_51, whole genome shotgun sequence:
- the LOC106780720 gene encoding UDP-glucuronate:xylan alpha-glucuronosyltransferase 1 yields MRGTMGASPHSVEARHRLPASIEDLYKRRLPRSKAKDADKPFHLSVQDRSSRCKLSFLKLILLITISGTFVTLLYSPEVYNTNHLSTSGSRWIWGGSDPRYISNVHTDWDDILNITDKLTGEDELQGIGLVNFNKTEQVHWEHLIPDATHVVLPLEYAERNVTWESLYPEWIDEEEETEVPVCPSLPTIRPPGIRLNLIAVKLPCRNGGNWSRDVARLHLQLAAAGLATSFKGNYPVYVLFITNCFPIPNLFSCKELVGHKGNVWLYKPNLSVLREKVQLPVGSCELALPMRGKELAYNGNAPREAYATILHSAHVYVCGAIAAAQSIRMSGSTRDFVILVDETISGYHRSGLEAAGWKVRTIQRIRNPKAEKDAYNEWNYSKFRLWQLTDYDKIIFIDADLLILRNIDFLFGMPEITATGNNATLFNSGVMVVEPSNCTFQLLMDHINEIESYNGGDQGYLNEIFTWWHRIPRHMNFLKHFWIGDEEEKKQMKTLLFGAEPPILYVLHYLGVKPWLCFRDYDCNWNADIFHEFASDVAHAKWWKVHDAMPELLQQFCLLKSKQKAQLEWDRRQAEIANYTDGHWRIKVKDRRLKKCIDNLCNWKSMLRHWGETNWTDDEFYTPTPPTITTASLSAL; encoded by the exons ATGAGAGGAACAATGGGTGCTTCTCCTCATTCTGTTGAAGCTAGACACCGTTTACCTGCATCCAT CGAAGATTTATACAAACGTAGATTGCCAAGAAGCAAAGCAAAAGATGCAGACAAGCCTTTCCATTTATCAGTCCAAGATAGAAGCTCAAGATGCAAGTTGTCTTTCTTAAAACTCATACTATTGATAACCATAAGTGGCACTTTTGTAACACTTCTGTATTCTCCAGAGGTTTACAATACCAACCATTTATCAACCTCAGGATCTCG GTGGATATGGGGTGGCTCAGATCCTCGGTACATTTCCAATGTACACACTGACTGGGATGACATACTGAATATTACGGATAAGCTGACAGGTGAAGATGAACTTCAAGGAATTGGGCTTGTAAATTTCAACAAGACCGAACAAGTCCATTGGGAACATCTTATTCCTGATGCAACACATGTTGTTCTGCCTTTGGAGTATGCGGAAAGAAATGTGACATGGGAATCCTTGTACCCGGAATGGattgatgaggaagaagaaactgaAGTTCCTGTTTGTCCTTCTCTGCCTACTATTAGACCCCCAGGCATAAGACTTAACCTCATCGCCGTGAAGCTTCCTTGCAGGAATGGAGGGAACTGGTCCAGAGATGTTGCTCGTCTGCATCTTCAGCTTGCAGCTGCTGGCCTTGCAACCTCTTTCAAAGGCAACTACCCCGTTTATGTGCTCTTCATCACCAACTGCTTTCCAATACCAAATCTGTTTTCATGTAAAGAACTAGTTGGGCATAAAGGGAATGTGTGGTTATACAAACCAAACTTGAGTGTGTTGAGAGAAAAAGTTCAGCTTCCAGTAGGGTCTTGTGAACTTGCACTTCCAATGAGAGGCAAAG AGTTGGCTTACAATGGGAATGCTCCTAGAGAAGCCTATGCAACAATTCTACACTCAGCTCATGTTTACGTTTGTGGGGCTATAGCTGCTGCACAAAGCATCCGCATGTCTGGATCAACTCGAGACTTTGTAATACTTGTTGATGAGACGATCAGTGGCTATCACAGAAGTGGTTTGGAAGCAGCAGGATGGAAAGTTAGAACAATACAAAGGATCAGGAACCCCAAAGCTGAAAAAGATGCTTACAACGAATGGAACTACAGCAAGTTCAGGCTGTGGCAATTGACAGATTATGACAAGATAATATTCATTGATGCAGATTTGCTCATACTGAGAAATATAGATTTCCTATTTGGAATGCCAGAAATCACCGCCACTGGAAACAATGCCACTCTCTTCAACTCCGGTGTTATGGTGGTTGAGCCATCAAATTGCACATTCCAGCTCCTGATGGATCACATAAACGAGATTGAGTCCTACAATGGAGGGGACCAAGGATATTTGAATGAAATATTTACATGGTGGCACAGGATACCAAGACACATGAACTTCTTGAAGCATTTTTGGATTGGTGatgaggaagagaagaaacaaaTGAAGACTTTGTTGTTTGGCGCGGAGCCTCCAATTTTGTATGTCCTGCATTATCTAGGTGTGAAGCCATGGTTATGCTTCCGGGACTACGATTGCAACTGGAATGCTGATATCTTTCATGAATTTGCAAGTGATGTTGCGCATGCAAAGTGGTGGAAGGTGCATGATGCAATGCCTGAGCTTTTGCAGCAGTTTTGTCTGCTGAAATCAAAGCAGAAGGCACAGTTGGAGTGGGATCGTAGGCAGGCTGAAATAGCAAACTACACGGACGGTCATTGGCGAATAAAAGTTAAAGATAGACGCTTGAAGAAATGTATAGATAATTTGTGCAACTGGAAAAGCATGTTGCGGCACTGGGGAGAGACAAATTGGACAGATGATGAGTTTTATACTCCAACACCACCTACCATTACCACAGCATCTCTTTCGGCTTTATGA